In the genome of Sander lucioperca isolate FBNREF2018 chromosome 18, SLUC_FBN_1.2, whole genome shotgun sequence, the window CCGGCACAAGAGGATCACCAAACACCTCCATGGGGTAGCCATACAGACACAGTCAATTCCTAGGATGGCTATATTTACACATGATGAAGTGCATCAAGAGGCAAAGAGTGAACCCATACCAGTGATATGTAAGTGCTGCTGAAATGGTTGATTCTTTGAAACCCAAGTGTGCAACACATTGGTCCAGGATTGACTCATGTAAAAGGGTTTTCTCAGATGGCCTAAAGGTAAAGGTGTTTGgtattttaagcccccaatgtcgtcttccaggcagggttagggttagggttaaggttagggttaggtgccttgaagtcgactgTCGCAGAGCTGCCTTCAAGtcaacgttgggggcttaaaacaccatcgacaAAAGGTAAATGTCACATGTTtgttatttatctttattgtaaAAAGAAGGTAAGGCTGAATTACTCATCTTCTAAAAGAAACGCAGACTATGTTTGGTGAATTTTATTGGCTGTCTTATAGAAGGAAAAAATCCACCATAAAATAGAATGTGtatgttattatttttatatatattttttaagattatattttgggcatttttaggcctttattgacaggacagctgaagaaatgaaaggggagagagaggggggaataacatgcagcaaagggccgctggtcagagtcaaaccccgggcccgctgcgtcgaggagtaaacctctatatatgggtgaccgctctaccaactgagctatccggacACCCATGTGTATTGTAATTTTCTATAGCACTGCATAGCTTAATTTCATTTTGTGTGAAGGCTTCTGTATCCACATGGGTTGGCTGGTGATTGCACACTAACAATAAGTGGCTGGTAATGGCAAGGACATATTTGACAACGCTCCAATGATTATATGATTGTACCACCACTATTTCGAGCACATGTTGAAACATTGTGGTTTGGCGCTTTTTTTCAAGTCCTTAAAATCAATGGAGTCATGAATGATGAAGTCATCTTCTTTCTTAACAAGTGCCTCTGAACCCCAGACTGTTGTGATGATGTCATCCAGAGACGACTTGAGCTGAACCATTGACTGAATAATGAAACAAATGCGAGAGCTCTACAACAGCCATGATGATGTGCTGGAGTAGAGTATAAGCCATTAATGCAAATTAAACTCTTTTGATTGGCTATCTTACACAAAAGCCCAAAAACATAACCAATAATTCACTTGCTCATAAAGTCTCATCTAATGACACTTCAGAGTCTTTATTTTCTAGCTTAGGGCGATATTTGtctcatttttttctattttattccAAAACACTGTACATATAAATTGCGGGATTTCCCTGTTAAAGGCAGTACATACATAACAACACTTTGGTTGTAATGAAGTTACGTCACAATGCCAGACCACAGCTGgacttctctcttcttctcttggTCCAACCAGCTGACAGCTCGGGACATGGCTTGTTTTTACGTTGATTGTACAAAACACGATTGATCTCAGGGGCGGAGCTGGGGGtggcttctggggctccagccccAAATGTTTTAGGCCAACTTTACTTTTGTCTTTCAGAAGCTGTAGCATGCTCCGTTTTATCATATGACACTAAGTAACGCTTCCACAGTTAGGCTAAATTGAAAAATTGGCATGACCATTTTTAAAGGGGTCCCTTGATCTCCTACCTTCAGATACTTGAATGAAAATGGCTTCTATGGGTACCCACGAGTCTCCCCTTTACAGACGGCGCACTTTATGATCAAATGCAGTTTTTACTTGGCATCTATCATGTTTTTCACAAATGGTTTACAGATATTTAGACCTTCTATTTTCTAATtgcttgaaaaatagtgcaaATAGCTGCTGCCATAAATGGGAAATTAAAATGTCCCAGAGGGAGCATGCCCCCCTTAGGTTTGGGGTGAGCCACTaatgtttacaacatctggctccgcccctgattGATCTCCTTCAGTCAGACATCAACATGATGAACCCTGCCACACGTGATTGGACGAGTAGACAGTGGTCCctgtaatttttttaaactggaaaAACAAAGCAACTAGCCATGTAAATAAGtttaaattttatatatatatatatatataaaattggaACTGCTGTTTGTGATGTTTGAAAGTTTTGTGTCCATTTCTAAACACTCCCCTCAGTTTGCTGATTGATCCAGTATGTATCTCAATACACTAagtgtaaatgtattttaattctGGTGAAATTACATTCACTGGGTGTGCAGTTGTTTACCCATTGGAAAAGCTGTGGGGACAACTGGGAGAAAGTGTTAATAATGTTCGCTGAGTGCTgtgctcaaagttcaaattatttcaactttgaccttaTTGCCAATGTCCTTTCATGGTGCAACCAAAGCCAGAGGCGATGATGACTGCGCTGCACTTTGCCTCTGTTGCTGAATATGCTCTGCCCCCTCCTTGTCGGTTTACCTCTGATCATGTATAGGTGGTTTTGTGGTAACATTGTACTCACCAAAGTAATGCCTCTTGGATCTTGGAATGCTATGACATTTCTGAAATTTTGGGCACAATGTCAATAAACACGTTCAGAGAGGTTTAGCAAAACAATTTTTGCAATAGAAAATGTGTGCAAATGGTCAAATTGCAATCCCAACCGTCTGTTGTAAACATCCACAACAGCTTCCCCCGATAGCTTGTTTTTCCCGCTGCCGAATCCCGCGATCATGCTTAATACTGgatcaatttcaaagattgttgttcctttcagtcacttagacacagaaacatagggttaaaataaaataaagttaccTTTTAAATCTTTTCACATGCTCCTTGTTGCATAAAGGATCCCGTTTAAATTTCTCACACTTACGTACAGAGCACGTGGTGGACCTATTTCACCCATATTCCTCAGCTCGCTCTCTAACGTCGGGTAACTTATATGCACCAGGTCTGCATTTTatgtaacatttcatgtaatgtattttgttcttagtttttgatttatttcttgTATGTTGTCTGATGCTCTTTGTAAAGCATTTTGTGACTTATGATAACAATAGTCATTTACAACTGGTGACGGCCAAATGAAGATTCACAAACCGGCTCAAAGCATGTGACAAAGAGGGGAGACCAGACAGATTAAAGTGCAATGAAATTTTTATTATCAAGCAAACATGATAACTATTAACAAAAAACATGAGATGTGTTGGGCATCAATGGTGAGTTGAGTGTATGGATGAGGGAAGAATGTGTGGATGTATGGTGACTGCAACAATAGTGGCAAAACGACCCCAAACCAGGAGATGTGGAGCCTAGGAGAGAGAAGCCAGAGACACAGACAATGAGACATGACTGGTATATGTAGACTTGGTTGAGGCCTCGATTGAGGCCTACACAGGTGTCAGCCCATTAGCTAATTAACTCTCCCAAACTGCCAGCTCCTGCAGGAAGACCGGAGAAGCCAACAGCAGGCAGGAAAGGGAGGGGTCGTAACAATGAAGCTTCaagaaccattttctttattttctgaaaccactagatggagttctctgttcaacaaagcgctgaaagcacactgaattgcaattccttgagcctttttctttaaagctatagtgaccaactgtttcatgttaatggaagtccgttacattcaagccattgccaaatgactTGATACAAATCAGCTTCACAAATGCTATGTTTACAAAGTGGTGTAGCCCGGCGACTTTTGCACACAAAAGCTAAAgagaagataatgacctcttctgaagagtccatcatgtttttttatcctccgtatcccccttggctactagcaactgcgggGAAgaagggtgggggtggtgcgcgatcaccgaaggcttgcgCCATGTTAATTcgtcatgggggcgacagaaactacacactataacTATAAACCAAGAGTGCCATCTAATGGgctcaaaaattaaaaaataaaattattcatGAAGCTTAATGAGGCTTTATTTGGGCATTACTATTCACAACCCAACTGTCTAGTTGAATTTACAGTAGTTGTGCtaactgtgtatgtgtttttctgtgtaaaGAGGTATTATAAGTGACACATTTGGTTTTACCCTCAAAGGAAGCACTAGCCAATCTGGCTAAACTATCATCTTGCTTGCTACCTGTCTGATCATATGACTGCTTGTGTTTCTTGCCTTCTTGGATGTATTTAAGTGAGGTTACCATGTCCCGAGATCTCAGTAATCCCTTTAGTAAGTACAATGTTTTGTAACCAATAGAGCTGATGGCCCAAGCTGCAAAAATAAAACCTGTAAACTCTGACTTTCCTTTAGAAATTCATAGCAAAAACTTACCTAATATGTAGTCCGGCTTTGTGAGGCTAATGTGTGGTATGTGCATGCTGTGTCTCCACAGTTTGAGGACATGTGGCAGTGAAGTGGTGAGAAGCTGACCATGGGTGACTGGAACCTGCTGGGCAGCATCCTAGAAGAGGTCCACATTCATTCCACTATCGTGGGCAAGATCTGGCTTACCATACTCTTTATATTCCGCATGCTGATCCTGGGTGCAGCTGCTGAGGACGTATGGGACGACGAGCAGTCCGAGTTTGTCTGCAACACTGACCAGCCAGGCTGCAAGTCGGTCTGCTACGACCGTGCATTCCCCATCTCCCTTATTCGCTACTGGGTCCTACAAGTCATCTTTGTCTCTGCGCCCTCGCTGGTCTACATGGGCCATGCCCTCTACTGCATCCAAGCACTGGACAAGGAGCGCCACCGCAAACGGGCCCAGCTCAGGGAGGAGCTGGACGAGGTTGAGTCGGCTTTGGACGAACATAAGCGCATAGAGAGGGAGCTAAAGAGGCTGGAAGAGCAGAAAAAGGTGAAGAAGGCTCCTCTCAGAGGCTCTCTGTTGAGAACCTACATCATCCATATCCTTACACGCTCTGTGGTGGAGGTCTGCTTCATCCTGGGCCAATATATACTCTATGGCGTCCAACTGGAGCCACTCTATAGGTGTGAGAGGATGCCATGCCCCAACAGTGTAGACTGTTACATCTCCAGGCCCACAGAGAAGACCATCTTCATGGTCTTCATGATCGTCATTGCTGGTGTGTCACTTTTCCTCAATGTTCTGGAAATATCCCACCTGGGCATCAGGAAAATCAAACAGACACTGTATGGAGAGAGGTACGCGGAAGACGACAGTTTGATTTACAAGTCCAAGAAGAAGGCGTCCTTTCCACACCTTTGTGTAATGAGTAATGTATCACCTCACAATGGGCCTTTGACTCAGACCTTCAAAGTGATTCCAGAGGCGGACATGAAGCCTCTTTATTACAACACTGGGCTCAAAGCCAACCAGGATGTATCGAGACACAACAGCTTGGCTTATGTGAGACACAGTCAGACCAGCTATATCTGTCCCCAACCTAGGATGCCACCCAGGTCTGGCCAGAACTGTGCAATTCAAGTCCCACAAACCCATGAAGGTCCAGAGGTCCACACAGCTAAGGTGGACCACCATCCAGCCTGGGCTTCTGCTGCGTCCATTGCGGAGGGAAGTGCAACAAGCCATCATGAGGATCCCCGTGAGGGGGAACACTCTCACCCGAGCCATTTGGATGCTCTGGTTTGCGCTAGCATCTTAAGGCCCAGCGCTATCAGAGACCTGGATGAAGATGAGCGTAGGGAGTCAATGGGAAGCCAAGCACTGATCCTTAATCCCAGGAAGATCAGCTTCATGACCAGGCCACCATCTGAGAGCTACTCCTCCTTCAGCGGCTCCACAAGCCCTTCCTTACATACCTCAGAGGAGTCGGATGAACTGTGCTCCCTGCAGGGAGACATGCCCATGATGCCCCCTGCCGGAGGCCGAAGAATGTCAATGGCAAGTAAAGAGCAGCGATTGTCTCATGTGTATGGATCACATTTCACACTAGTCCGGAACACCGAAGGCAAAGTTATTGAAAACAGAGTGCACCTGACAATCTGGGAGCAGTTTATGCCTCACATGGGTTTTGTCTGCCCaaggtctctgtgtgttttcacttcatcaaagttaatttgAACACTTTGGTTGCCTAAAAATGCCATGTTCAGCGTTGTGCCAaccaacctagctagctagtggtagcgttagctggtaacttattttttatttattaattttatttgttagggaccatgtacaatttttaacataaatgttgccatttgatgcattgTACCAGAGTTAGCCTTAGGCTAATTTACTTAGATAAGTCTGTCGATTCTCAACAAGCTCTGTGTTCTGCCATACATGCAAATGAATGGCGCCAGTAACCAGAGGTCCACGTTTACTCACCAGTAAAACTCCGCTGGATGACTCGtgtcagaagggttgaaaatcagcgACTTTCTCTCTTTAGCGTTTACCTTACCGCAGCACCATTGAAACCATACACAAAACTGGCTTAGACACGTCGTCCTCCCCATCTCCgcccttttgtccaaatatggtcacttctggctaCCAAAATACTAAGATGGCGTCGGCCAAAATGCAAACTGctggcttcaaaacggcagtccacaaaccaatgggtgagaTCACAGATACTACGTCCATTATGTTTTACAGTTTATGGTAACAAACTTACTTATTTTattccaaaccacgatcttttgttgcgtaaacctaaccaaactgtgatTTAATTTAATGTCAATCACATGTTAAAAACTGTGACCATCACCTTTAGGTATGAGGACTTGTTGATCTCCTGCCACCGGTAGGGGCACTAATTTAGGAAACGCTCCTTTGGGTCGTATTAGAGAGGAAGGGACAAATGTTGTTTgggttggaggacttgttgcaaCGTTTTTCTTACATAGACTAATTGGGGAATTAATAGACATCAAGGATTTATTCATCATTCTTTGTTATCGTTGGTGAAAATATTCCTTTCCAGAAATGTTGACTTAAAGAATGTTAGGTGTACTCATTTAAGCAATGACACTTAACAGGTACTAAAAAGATACTTGCTTCACTAAATACCAGGCATgcaatgtttgttttatgtagTGATGGCCTAAATGaacccactagatggcgctctctgttcaacaaagggttgaaggcacactgaattgccactCCTTGAGCCTTTTCCTTTCAACCAAgactgccatctagtgggctcagaaaataaagaaaatggttcacgaagcttcatgaggcttaatttggccatcactacttTTATGTCCAGCACCAGCTACAGTCTAAGTCAAAGCTGTCCTCTTGTCTTTTTTCAGAGCATGTTTCTGGATATCTCCTCCATCATGAAGAAGTGAAGCGATGAGGCTTGCAGCATGGCCGTAAGAGCTGTGTTCCACAAACTTTATCAGTGATCCAGCCATCAACATTgattcaccactaaattcacatGTGGCCAAAACCAGTGAAGCAGTCAGCCATGATGAGGCAGCGGACTCCGTGCCAAAGCCTGAGACGAAGCATGTTTTGGAATTGAAGCACCTTAGGACGTCTACATGTGGGTACTAACAGGAAAGGATAGTatctatctatttttttttttttttattatttggacTTTCCATGTGTTGgctcattttttttacattgtgcaGAAACAACACAATGGGTTATGGAGCAAACTCCTCAGAGAACGTTTGCTTCTGTAACATGGACATTATGACCTTAAAATACTTTTTCTAAGTTGAAGACTTGATTAgaatctgtgtgtatctgtgtatagTCATCTATATACAGTCATTTCATGAGAAATTATGATACTTTATATTGTATTCAGATTAAATGCTTCTTAACAAAACGGCAATCATTTTGTCAACAGATATTTAATCAaaatacacacaccaacaccacaCCGTAGAATTCTCatgctttttgttttatttctcaaGAAAAAAATGCCTAGacaaaatgctgtttttttctttgaaacCCTTTTCAtatcaaataaacaaaatgtgaCATGTTGCacaaagatttacaaagaaacCTAATCATAACACAGGTCATTTGAACATTCGAAGataaaaatggaaattaaaaaaaatgctcaaTCTGCATATAACAGTCATGTTGCAGGTACTCAAAAATAAAGAACACGTAAAAAATGGCTCACCAAAATCTACAAATACAATGAAGTAACCACTGTAAAAAGTTAGAAACAACGCCACAGAAACTGTCTACATGTCTATCGTACAGTCTTACCCATAAGAAGAGGTATGCTGAATTATCCAGGTAGATAAGTGCAGTTCAACTGAGttttaaaaaaacctcaaaaaTTACAATCTGAGATTCAAGTGGCCTTTACGCATTCTGTAAACAGATTGGATTCAAGATTGGATAAGTACTTCCTTTAGTCTGCCACCatgtatttagattttttttataaagcattTGATTCCAAAACACTTAAAGCAAAACTCTTCCCTGATAACCACTACTCATGGTTTAAACAATAACTGGTGTGCTGAATTTAGAGCTGCATTCAGAGATGTTGGAAAGTTGGAAACTTAAGCATCCTATGAAGAAAAATGCAGTTAGTTATTCAATTGACTAATCCAAGTAGTTCAgtctagtgatggccaaatgaagcctcaGGAAGCTTCatgaatcatttattttattattttctgagcccattGGATGgtgctcttggtttaaagaaaaagttaCAAGGAATgacaattcagtgtgctttcaaccctttgttgaacagagagcgccatctagtgggctcagaaaataaagaaaatggttcatgaagctcCGTTTGGCGATCTCTAGTTCAGTCCCACGTTTGTTTCCCTCCAGTCGACTAAATGAACACGCCTTCAACATGTCGCCCAGACAGCGTTTGCTTTTCATTTCTTTCAGTACAGTTGCAGATACTTGAAATTTGCTGGTGTTAGCTAATCTGTCACAGTAAACATGTCAGCTTTTACAGCtatcaaagctttttttttaatgattttgtgATGCAGTTGTAAGTGCACATTGACTTCTGAACTTCTGAACTGCATTGGCGCACAAcaataaattatattatatatatgtataatggCAAATTTCAAGTCTCCGCAAGTTCTTTTTCGTACTGTACTGAAATGAAGTGAAACCACATCCGAACATAGTTCAGATCCAGAGTGTGCTTTATGGTCGGGAGTAATAGTAATAGAAAGTACATGGAATTTACAGTTAAAGGGCTATACAAGACAAAAAGAAACCATTGGTATGTTCCTTTAAATTCTGTTATTACCATTTCTTTAGCACCAGTGTTACAGATGCTCCGTGCTAACTAGTCAAGTAATACTGCTCGACACAACTGTCGTATGCAATGAAAAGGATAAGGGCCACCGAGTTCTGAGATTAAATAATTAATAGGTCATCATTTAAATATTATTGTCAGACTTCTGATTTGTTCCTAAATACATTTAGGAACTCAAACTGCTGACTTTTTCTCTAAAAGTAGTCACTATTCCTCAGATTTCTAAATGTTTTGCTCTAATCATCTTCCGTACTTGAGGAATATTGTGCAGCGTCTATGTTCCACCTCCTCAGGGTTGGAGCAATTAGATTCTTCACATCTCTGAAGTGCAGCTTTTAATTAATCGAATAATTacatcaagtacatttttatattttaaacagtTGTTCCTCCATTATGGGATACCTACGAGAGCATATGGAGACCCACAGTtgtcaatattaaataaataaacacaatgtTATGTAACTAATCATATCAAtatataaacacaaatatataatgTAGCCACTAAATTGTAAAATAATCCACATACGTTTTAAAACTTAACTGCTCATGAAATGTTATTTCTTTTCACAATAATTTATTacacgtttttttcttttatttccagctgtttttatttgacgcaatgttttaaaaatgtgggTTTCATGGTTATATTACATATTCTCTCTGTATTTATTGATAtgattatgtatttatttatattgaaCAGTTTGGTTCTCCATACTTTCAAAGGTTGTTGATTTAACTATTTGTCACAAAAGGGAGCTTTATGAATAtccatatccatccatccatccatccatccatccatccatccattaccCTCGTAGGGTCAGCACCGATCCCAGCTGCCATGGGGCGAGAGGCGGGGTACTCCTGGACATTTCGTCCATCACAGGGctgacacgcacagagacagacaaccaTTCACGCTCACATTCACAGCTACGGGCCACTTAAGAGTCACCGATTAACCTAACCTGCGTGTCTTCGGACTGGACTGCTTTATGAATAGTGAAACATAAAGTCTAAAATAAAAAGGGGTCAGAAGTGGCAACGTCCATGTTTTGTGACGCTGTTGCAATGCAGTTTCTTAAAGCTGCAGTGCAGTTTCCATTGAATCAAATCCTTTGTTCCCTTGCTGGATAGTTTGGCCTCTGTAACCTCTAAGGCAAGACATTGTAGCTGCACTTGTCATATGCGTATTTCTTACAAATTCATCAACACTTTTAActtatgtaaataaaaaaaggagctTTGTCAGCGTTTCTATTGAACTTAATTGTCAGGTCTTAATTATAGGCCTATCTTTACAAAACAAGAAGgtaataaatacacaaaattgTAAACATACTCACACCCCTTTAAGGTAAAATATTAAACTTAAGTAAGTACATGTGTGACTTGAAGACTTATTTTTCATGAAATTggcaacaattaaaaaaaaaaacccacaaccaTTAACAAATTAACTCTAAGTAAAGGGTAGCAACCTACATTTTACATCTATGCACCCGACCCGACCCCTAACAACAAGagtccaaataaataaattaacacGTTCACATTGAGGAATTAAAGTCTACGAAAATCAGCTGAGCAGTGTTCTTCAGTGTACTCATTCTAACGAGATTATCATTGGCTAACAGAGATATCATCGGTGGGATCAGTTCACTCATTTCACTCTTTTTAATTTTAGCTCATTCTAGTCTGTTAAAGCTAGTATGGCCGAGCTGCCATTATTCGCTGATCCACGTGGTTTTAATTTTAGAAATTCAAATATTCCACTtattttgtttgacattttacaaaatCACACTGGGAAACAGAAACCCTCCATTCGAAGGgctatta includes:
- the cx52.7 gene encoding connexin 52.7, whose product is MGDWNLLGSILEEVHIHSTIVGKIWLTILFIFRMLILGAAAEDVWDDEQSEFVCNTDQPGCKSVCYDRAFPISLIRYWVLQVIFVSAPSLVYMGHALYCIQALDKERHRKRAQLREELDEVESALDEHKRIERELKRLEEQKKVKKAPLRGSLLRTYIIHILTRSVVEVCFILGQYILYGVQLEPLYRCERMPCPNSVDCYISRPTEKTIFMVFMIVIAGVSLFLNVLEISHLGIRKIKQTLYGERYAEDDSLIYKSKKKASFPHLCVMSNVSPHNGPLTQTFKVIPEADMKPLYYNTGLKANQDVSRHNSLAYVRHSQTSYICPQPRMPPRSGQNCAIQVPQTHEGPEVHTAKVDHHPAWASAASIAEGSATSHHEDPREGEHSHPSHLDALVCASILRPSAIRDLDEDERRESMGSQALILNPRKISFMTRPPSESYSSFSGSTSPSLHTSEESDELCSLQGDMPMMPPAGGRRMSMSMFLDISSIMKK